One window of the Shewanella cyperi genome contains the following:
- a CDS encoding GGDEF domain-containing response regulator: MDELQTVLIVDDVRTNNLVMAQCLKGLYQIREASNGHDCLREARRYPLPSLILLDVIMPVLDGYEVCRLLKSDPVTADIPVIFVTAKDADEDEQKGLELGAVDYITKPIRPAIVRARVSTHVQLKQHRDKLQFMALHDQLTGLYNRRYFQESAEQRLAKVCRNTSHLSVVMIDVDHFKKINDEHGHDKGDLVLQQLAALLKANTRREDVVARIGGEEFVILMDCALEAATYRSQRLLHLIVDMCPAGLKISCSLGVVQANAKHPDFSYWLKRADQAVYQAKSRGRNCVVVAGDETSVLLEEPSL; the protein is encoded by the coding sequence ATGGACGAACTCCAGACAGTTTTGATAGTTGATGATGTGCGCACCAATAACCTGGTCATGGCCCAATGCCTCAAGGGGTTGTACCAGATCCGCGAGGCCAGTAATGGCCACGACTGTCTGCGTGAAGCCCGCCGCTACCCTCTACCTTCTTTGATCCTGCTGGATGTGATCATGCCCGTGCTTGATGGGTACGAGGTGTGCCGACTGCTAAAGTCCGATCCCGTGACAGCGGATATTCCGGTCATTTTTGTTACCGCCAAGGATGCCGATGAGGATGAACAGAAGGGATTGGAGCTGGGGGCCGTTGATTACATTACCAAACCCATAAGGCCGGCCATAGTTCGGGCTCGGGTGTCGACCCATGTGCAGCTCAAACAGCACAGGGACAAGCTGCAATTTATGGCGCTGCACGATCAGCTGACCGGACTCTATAACCGCCGTTACTTTCAGGAAAGCGCCGAACAGCGGCTGGCCAAGGTGTGCCGCAACACCAGCCATTTGTCTGTGGTCATGATCGATGTCGACCATTTCAAAAAGATCAATGACGAGCACGGTCATGACAAGGGTGACTTGGTGCTGCAACAACTGGCCGCCTTGCTGAAGGCCAATACCCGTCGCGAGGACGTGGTGGCCAGGATCGGGGGCGAGGAGTTCGTCATCTTGATGGACTGCGCCCTGGAGGCCGCAACTTATCGCAGTCAAAGGTTGCTGCATTTGATTGTGGACATGTGTCCCGCAGGACTCAAGATCAGCTGTAGTCTGGGGGTCGTGCAGGCCAATGCCAAACATCCGGACTTTTCATACTGGTTGAAACGCGCCGACCAGGCCGTATACCAGGCCAAATCCCGAGGGCGCAATTGCGTGGTCGTTGCAGGGGATGAGACATCCGTGCTGCTTGAGGAGCCATCCCTGTGA